A window of Devosia chinhatensis genomic DNA:
ACTGGGCCTGCGCATCGGGGCTGAGGATGTGGCCCGGCTGGAGACCTATCTCGGTTCGCGGACCTAAGCCCGGCCAGACGACAAAATTGCAGATCGAGGAACCGCAGAGTTCCGGAGGAAACCAATGAGCAAATTCATTCTGGCCATCGATCAGGGCACGACGTCGAGCCGGGCCATTGTCTTTGATGCCGAACGCAGGATTGCGGGCGTCGGCCAGAAGGAATTTCCCCAGATCTTTCCCGAGGACGGCTGGGTCGAGCACGACCCGGAGGAAATCTGGGAGAGCGTCGTCTGGTCGGTGCAGACGGCGATCAAGGAGGCCAAAATCGCGGCCGGAAACATCGCGGCCATCGGCATCACCAACCAGCGCGAAACCGTATTGGTCTGGGATCGGGAAACCGGCAAGCCGATTCACAATGCCATTGTCTGGCAGGATCGGCGCACGGCGCCTCTCTGCGCCCGGCTCAAGAAGGACGGGCATGAAGCGCTGGTGAGCAAAAAAACCGGCCTGCTGCTCGATCCCTATTTCTCCGGCACCAAGGTCAAATGGCTGCTCGACAACGTCAAGGGCGCCCGCCAGCGCGCCGACAAGGGCGAACTCGCCTTCGGCACGGTCGACAGCTTCCTTATCTGGCGGCTGACCGGTGGCAGGATGCATGTCACCGACGCCACCAATGCGGGCCGCACGCTGCTCTTCGATATCGGCAAGAACAAGTGGGACGCCAAGCTGTGCGCGCTGCTCGACGTGCCCATGGACATCCTGCCCGAGGTCAAGGATTGCGCCGATGATTTCGGCGTCACCGACGCGGCTCTGTTCGGCGCCGAAATTCCCATTCTGGGTGTCGCCGGCGACCAGCATGCGGCCACGATCGGGCAGGCCTGCTTTGCGCCGGGCATGCTGAAATCCACCTATGGCACCGGCTGCTTTGCCCTGCTCAATACCGGCGCCGACATGGTGCGGTCGAAAAACCGCCTTCTTACCACTATCGCCTATCGGCTGGACGGCGAGACCATTTATGCGCTCGAGGGCTCGATCTTCATTGCCGGCGCGGCCGTGCAATGGATTCGGGACGGGCTGAAACTGGTCAAGAATGCCAGCGAAACCGGGCCCCTGGCGCAATCGGCCGACCCGACCCAGCATGTCTATATGGTGCCCGCCTTCGTTGGGCTGGGCGCGCCCTGGTGGGATGCCGATGCGCGCGGCGCCATCTATGGCCTCACCCGCAATTCGGGGCCTGCCGAGATTGCCCGCGCGGCGCTCGAAGCGGTCTGCTACCAGACGCGCGACCTTCTCGAAGCCATGCGCAAGGACTGGAAGGGCGGCGGCAAGGACACGGTGCTGCGGGTCGATGGCGGCATGGTGGCTTCCGACTGGACCATGCAGTTTCTCGCCGACGTGCTCGACGCGCCGGTCGATCGCCCGACAATCCTGGAAACCACCGCCCTGGGCGCGGCCTGGCTGGCGGGCATGAAGGCCGGCGTCTGGCCGGGAATGGACGAATTTGCGCGAAGCTGGGCCTGCGACCAGCGCTTCGAGCCGCAAATGGACGACAAGACCCGCAAGGCCAAGGTCAGAGGCTGGGACGAGGCGGTGCGCCGCACGCTGAGCGCGCCAAGCTAGCCGGGCCCTAGTCGCCGTTACCGGTCTCTACGTCCGGCACGGCGTCGTCGTCAGCCGGCGCGGCTGTGATTGTGGGATTATCCCGCATGAAGGCGGTCACCTCGGCGTCGAGCGCCACGAGGAAGCCGCTGATACGGGTGCCATTGCTGCCGAAGTCGAGCGGGGCGCCGATCGAAGCCGAGCGCATGTCCACCTGGCCGCCAGCGCCGGCCGGTCGGACCCGCAGCACCACTTCCTCCGGCCAGCCGGTCCAGGTGACGATGCGGGCATTGATCCGGCCTTCTGCGGTCACGTCAGCCGGTTCGCTGCGCAGGCGCATGTCCCAGTCATTGGCCTCGGCCAGGCGATTGACGAGGCCGAAGAGCTGAACGACGTCCAGGGGATAGGTGCGGGTTTCGGCATTGGGGAAAACGTTCTGCTGTTCGGCCGCCGTCGCGACGCGCGGCGCGGCCATGGCCGCAGTGTCCGGCTCGAACAGCAGGGGCAGCTCGCTGCGCGGGGCGGTGGCAATATCGGTTATCGCCGGATAGCGCAGGGCCAGCGCACCATACCAGCCAAAGGGCGCCAGGCAGAAAAGCCCCAGCACCAGCCCACCGATGGCCCGGCCCCAGCCCTGGTCGCCGCTGAACCACAGGCGCACAAGCGCGAGAAGCGCCAGAAGCACCGCGAGCGCTGCCACCGCAGCGGCAAAGACGATGAGCACCAGGAAGAGGCCACTGTCGATATAGCGCTCGCGATGCATCAGCACCGGCAGGACAAGGAGCGGCACCGCGATGCTGCCCAGTCGCCGGGCCCAGATGGCCGCCTTCGATGTTCTGATCTTGATCCGCAAGGACGCACTATTCCCGTTTGCGTGACCAATTTAAGCCAAAGGTCTTTGAATTGTTTGAACGCGCGATGATGACAACGCGGTCATCTCCACAAGGTTCGGACCGGTGTAAAACCTTCTGTATGCGATCAGGGATAAAGCCGTTGGCTTGACCAGGGGGTCTCGATATTCGGACGCGAGAACCGCACCCGGTCATGGAGGCGGAATTCGCCGTCTTTCCAGAATTCGATGCTGGTGGGCAGGATGCGAAAGCCCGACCAATGCGCGGGCCGCTGCATGTCGCCATCACCCACCATGGCGGTGAGCGTTGTTACCTCGTCCATCATCTGCTGCCGGCTGGGCAGGGGGCGCGACTGCCTCGAGGTGGCCGAGGCGATGCGGCTGCCGCGGGCGCGAGAAGCAAAATAGGCGTCGGCCTCTTCCGGCGTTACCTCTTCCACCGGCCCGCGCATGCGCACCTGGCGGCGCAGGCTCTTCCAGTGCATGACCATGGCCGCCTGGGGATTGGCGAGCAATTGGCGCCCCTTGGCGCTCTCGAAATTGGTGAAGAAGCAGAAGCCGCGCGCGTTGCGCCGATTGAGCAGCACCATGCGCACGTCGGGCAGGCCATCCGCATCGGCCGTCGCCAGCGCCATGGCGTGGGGATCGTTGGGCTCGCTTTCCTGGGCAAGGGCGAACCATTCCTCGAACACGGCGAAGGGATCGAGGTCGGTGCGGTCGCTATCATCGAAAAGGCGCTCGGTCAGGGTCTGCAGCATCATGAATTTCCCTCATTTTGCCCAGCCTCGAAACTGGACAAGCCCATGGGGCGTGGCCATATAGGACCCAGATCACGAGGCGGACAATGCCTCAACACAAAGATTGGACCCAAATGCGCGATCCTTACACCGTACTCGGGGTGTCGCGGTCCGCAAGCGAGAAGGACATCAAGTCCGCCTATCGCAAGCTGGCCAAGAAATATCACCCCGACCAGAACCCCGACGACCCCTCGGCCCACGGCAAATTTGCCGAGGCGACCCATGCCTATGACCTGCTCAACGACAAGGACAAGCGGACCCAGTTTGACCGCGGCGAAATCGACGCCGACGGCAATCCGCGCTTTGCCGGCTTCGGCAATGGCGGCTTCGGAGGCGGAGCGCGCGGGGCGAGGCCGGGCGCTGGCGCGGGCGGCGGCTTTTCCGCCGAGGACATCCTCAAGGAATTCATGAGCGGCTTTGGCGGCCAGCCGCGCGGTGGCGCGCGCCAGGGTGCCGGCGGGGCGCAATGGGACCCGTTTGGCGGAGCCGGAGCGGCCGGGGCCGGAGCCGGCGCGCGCATGGGCAAGGGCGACGACGTGGTCGTCAATATCGCCATCTCCCTCGAGGATGCGCACAAGGCCGCGTCGGTGCCCGTGCGCATGCCCAACGGCAAGGTGCTCAACGTCAAGCTGCCCGAAAAGGTCGAGGAAGGCCAGCAGATCCGGCTCAAGGGTCAGGGCTCGCAAAGTCCGATGGGCGAGCCGGGCGATGCGCTGGTCACGGTGAAATTCGAGAAATCGAAAACCTTCCGCCGGGACGGGCAGGACGTGCGCACCGATGTGCCGGTAACGCTCTATGAGGCCGTGCTCGGGGCCAAGGTGCGGGTGCCGACGCTCGACGGCTCGGTGGAGCTCAACCTGCCGCCCGGCGTCGATACGTCCAAGGCGCTCCGCCTCAAGGGCAAGGGGCTATACGGCGAGGGCGATCTCTACGTGAATATCCGCGTCGTCTTGCCGCCCGGTGGCGATGCCGACCTCGAAGCCCTGGCCCGCTTCATGCGCGACCAGAAGCCGTACAAGGTCAGGGACTAGGGCGAAGAGGCCTCGCCACGCGGTGCCGCGGCGCGCCGGAGGCGGTCGTTGATCGCTTCCCCCAGCCCCGTTTCGGGGATCGGGGCCACGGCGATCGTGCCTGCGCCGGAGGCATCGAGCTCGTGCAGCATGGCAAAGAGGTTGCGCGCCGCTTCGCGCAGGTCGCCCTGCTCGGAGAGATTGCGCATGGTTCCGGCAAAGGCCGGCGCGGGCCCGAAGGCGAGATAGGCCTCGCCCGGCTCGGGGCGCGTGTCGAGGCGCATGCGGGCATTGGGCGCGTAATGGCTGAGCAGCATGCCCGGCGCCGAAATCGCTGCGCCGTCCCGCACCTGCTCGACGCTTCGCCCCGTCGCCGCCTCGATGTCCGCACGCGCCAGGGCGCCCGCACGCAGTTGGATCAACCTGTCCCCATCCACCGCCAGGATGGTGGATTCGACGCCCGACTGGCAGGGACCGCCATCGAGTACCGGCACGGCATCGCCGAAGCCCAGACGCACCTGCGCCGCGCTGGTGGGCGACAGCCTGCCCGAAGGATTGGCCGAAGGCGCCGCCAATGGGCGACCGGCGGCGCGCAGCAGCTCGAGAGCCACGGCATGGTCCGGCACGCGCAGCGCCACGCTGTCGAGACCGGCCGTGGCGACGTCCGCCAGGCCATGGCCGGGCCGCAAGGGCACCACGATGCTGAGCGGGCCGGGCCAGAAGATTTCGGCCAGCTGTCGCGCGAGAGGGGAAAACTGGCCATAGCGTTCGGCCATGGCGAGATCGGCGCAATGGATGATGAGCGGATTGAAGCGCGGCCGGCCCTTGGTCTGGTAGATCGAAAGCACCGCATCGACATTGGTCGCATCCGCACCCAGCCCATAAACGGTCTCGGTGGGGAAGGCCACGAGCTCGCCCGCCTTCAGCCGGGCGGCGGCATCCTCGATTTCCGTTTGCAACGAAGGGGTCATGAGCGGTGTTTGACAACAGGTCCGAGCCGCGTCAAGACGGTCGGGAACGCGGAGAGCCCCTTTGACGACGCTTCTGGTCAGCCAGCCCAATTTTGCCGACCACCTGACCCCGCCCGGTCACCCCGAGCGCGCCGACCGCATCCGGGCGGTGGATGATGTCCTGGCCACCTCACAATTCGATGGCCTCTTGCGGCGCGAGGCACCCTATGGGGATATCCTGCTGGCCGAACTGGTGCACGATGCGCATTATCTGCCGCAGATGCGCCACATCCGCCCTGCCGAGGGCATGGCCCAGATCGACAGCGATACATTCATTTCCGGCAAGTCGCTCGACGTTGTGGCGACGGGCCTGGGCGGGGCGCTGGCCGCGCTCGACGCCGTGCTCCTGGGGGAGGCCGACAATGCCTTCTGCGCCATCCGCCCGCCCGGCCACCATGCCGAAATCGCCAGGCCCATGGGCTTTTGCCTCATCAATACCGTGGCCGTCACCGCGCGAGAAGCGCAGCGCAAATATGGCGCCGACCGCGTCGCGATCGTCGATTTCGACGTGCATCACGGCAATGGTACGCAGGATATCTTCAAGGACGATGCCAGCGTCTTTTATGCCTCGAGCCACCAGATGCCGCTCTTTCCCGGCACCGGTCACCCCGACGAGACAGGGCTGGGCAATATCGTCAACGCCCCGCTTCGCGACGGGTCTGGACGCGAGGCCATGCGCGAGGCCTATCTCGACCGCATCCTGCCGGCGCTGGACAATTTTGCCCCTGACCTGATGCTGATCTCGGCCGGCTTCGACGCCCATCGCCTCGATCCGCTGGCGGGCCTCGAATGGGAAGACGAGGACTTCGCCTGGGTGACGGGCAAGCTGATGGACATAGCGGGTCGGCGCTGCGGCAACCGCATTGTTTCCCTGCTCGAAGGTGGCTATGACCTCAAGGGCCTTTCGGGCGGCGTCGCGCATCACGTGACCACGCTGCTCAAGGGATAGGACGAGCCTCAACCGCGCGGAGCAAGCAATGGCCGATAATGACGACGTGAAATCGCTGAGCTTCGAGGCGGCGCTGGAACAGCTCGAGCAGATCGTGCAGAAGCTCGAAAGCGGCCGCGCACCGCTGGCCGAGTCGATCGCCATCTATGAGCGCGGCGAGGCGCTCAAGGCGCATTGCGAAACCCTGCTCAAGACCGCGGAAGCCCGCATAGAGAAAATCACGCTGAGCCGCGAAGGCAAGGCCGTTGGCACCGAGCCGCTCGACGCCAACTGAGCCGGCGCGGCAATCTGCCTGTTGCCTGTCTCGCCGAGCCGGTGCATCAGACACCAGTTCTTGGATCATCCTCATCACCGGGCTTGTTCCCGTGATCCCTCTCGCAGCGTCCGCCATTGCCCCGCAAGCCGGGTCAGGACGGCCGATATGGAGGAGGAGGAGCAAACATGAAGGCCGTCACACCATGACCAACAAGGCATTGCGCAATTTCCGGATCGTGCTTTGGGTCCTCGTGGCCGTGGCAGCCATCGGCGCTACCGCGCTCTACATGTTCCAGCCGCCCCAGCGCCCGCTTGGGGTGACCGGGCAGAATTTCGCCCTGGCCTCCACCAAGGGCGGCACCTTTACCCAGAACGACCTGCGGGGCACCCCGAGCCTGATCTTTTTCGGCTTCACCTTCTGCCCGGACGTCTGCCCGACGACACTGGCCGAAACCACGGCCTGGCGCGCCCAGCTGGGCCTTGACGAAGATGACCTGCGCATCATCTTCGTGACCGTGGACCCCGAGCGTGACACCCCCGAAATGGTCAAGGCCTATGTCGAGGGTTTCGATCCCACGATCATCGGCCTCGTGGGTGACCAGGCCCAGACCGATGCCGCCAAGGCCGCTTTCGGTGTGTTTTCCGAAAAAAGCGGCGATGTCGACAGCGACTTCTATCTGGTCAATCACACCGCGCTGACCTTCCTCATCAACGAGGACGGGACGTTCCAGGGCACCATTGCCTATGAAGAGGCCAGCGATACCGCGCTCGCCAAGATCGAGCGGCTGGTCAAGGGGTGAGCCGCATCCGGCTCGACCTGATGCTGGAGCAGCGCGGCCTCATGCCCAGCCGCGCCCGCGCCCGGGACGCCATCCTGCGCGGCACCGTGCGCGTCAATGGCGAGCTGGCCAAAAAGCCCAACCAGATGGTTGGTGCCCAGGATGCGCTCGTGGTCGACGATCCCGCCTCGGGCTATGTGTCGCGCGCCGCGCTCAAGCTGATTGCCGGGCTCGATGCCGGGGCAGTGGACCCCGCCGGAAAGGTCTGCCTCGATATTGGCGCCTCGACGGGCGGCTTCACCCAGGTCCTGCTCGAACGCGGCGCGGCCAAGGTCTATGCCGTCGATGTGGGGCATGACCAATTGCATGCCGATCTGCGCGCCGATCCGCGCGTGGTCAGCCTCGAGGGCCACAATGCCCGGGACCTGGACCGCGACAGCATCGCCGAACCGGTCGACCTGCTGGTTTCCGATGTGAGCTTCGTTTCGGTCACCAAGGTTCTCTCGGCTCCCCTTGCCCTGTGTCACGAACGGGCCGAGGCCGTCATCCTCTTCAAGCCGCAATTCGAGGTGGGCCGCGACTTTATCGGCAAAGGCGGCATCGTTACCGACCGGGACGCGAGCGCCCGGGCACTGGCGGCGGTCGTCAGCTTCGTGGAAGGCACAGGGTTTGCCCTGCGAGCCAAGGTCGTCTCGCCGATTGCCGGCGGCGATGGGAATGTTGAAACGGCGCTGGTGTTCCAGCGTTCGGCCCTTGCCTCCGAGGTCGGGACCTAGGCGATATCGGGCAGCCGTGCCGCCAGCAGCGCTTGGGTCAGCTTATGCTGCGGCGCAGCGAAAAGGGCATCGGGCGTGCCTTCCTCCACGATCTCGCCGGCGTCCATCACCAGCACCCGGTCGGCCATGGCGGCGACCATGTCGAGATCATGGCTGATGATCAGGAAGGTGAGGCCATGCTCGGCCTGGAGGCGCGCCAGCAGCGTCAGGATATCGCCGCGGACCGACACATCGAGCGCCGAGACCGGTTCGTCCAGCACCACCAGGCGCGGCCGGGTTACCATGGCGCGGGCAATGGCAAGACGTTGGCGCTGCCCGCCCGAAAAGGCATGCGGATAGCGCGACAGCATGGCCGGTTCGAGCCCCACTGCGGTAATTGCCTCTTCGAGGCGCGCCCGGCGCTCTGACGGGGTCAGCGCTCCCACAAGATGCAGGGGCTCGGCGAGGGACTGCCCGATGGTCATGCGCGGATCGAAGCTGCTGAACGGGTCCTGGAACACCAGCGAGATCCCGGCCCGCAGGCGAGGCGGCAGGTCGCGTCCCCTGTAGGCATGGCCATCGAAATCCATCGCGCCGTCGCTGACGCTGTCGAGGCCGACGATCAGGCGCGCCAGGGTGGATTTCCCGCACCCCGATGGGCCCACCAGCGCCACGCTTTCCCCCTGGGCCAAGGTGAGACTGACGCCATTGACCGCCCGCAGGCTGGACTGACGCCACGGCAGGAAACCGCCCTGCCGGTAGTCGCGACTGACCCGATCGAGCACCAGGAGCGGCGGGCCCTCCTTTCTGGGCACGCGGCGTCGATCGAGGCGGCTGGCGGCGACGAGACTGCGGGCATAGTCGGTCTGCGGCGCCATGAGGAGTGCGGAAGCGGGGCCGGCTTCCACCAGCCTGCCGGCGCGCATCACCCCAATATGGGTACAGAGCGCCGCCACCGCGCGCATGTCATGACTGATGAACAGTAATGTCATGCCCCGCCGGGTGCAGATGTCGGCGATCAGGTCGAGCACCATGCGCTGGGTGATCGCGTCGAGCGCCGAGGTCGGCTCGTCGGCAATCATCAGGTCGGGTGCGCTGGCCAGCGCCATGGCGATCATCGCCCTCTGCCGCTGTCCGCCGGACAATTGGTGGGGAAAGCGCGCGCCATGTTCGGGCGAAAGGCCCACTTCTGCCAGCAGCGCGCCGAGATCGGCCTTGCTCTCTGCAATATCGGCGGCTTCGGTAATCTGGTCGCCGATGCGCATCAATGGGTTCAGCGCCGTCATCGGTTCCTGGAACACCATGCCGAAATGCCGGCCCCGCAGCGCCGCCATCGCCTTGTCGTCCGCCGGCAGGGGCGTGCCGGCGAACCGGATCGTGCCGGTGCTGCTGGCGTCATCCGGCAGGAGCCCTGCCAGCGCCAGGGCCGTCAGCGACTTGCCCGAACCGCTCTCCCCGATCAACCCGAAGCGGTCGCCCTTTTCGATTCGCAGCGACAGGTCTGAAACGACGTCGTGCGCCTCGAACCTGATGCTGAGCCCATCGATCTCAACCAGTGCCATGGCGGAGCCCCTCCCGGCGCAGGCGCGGGTCCATGGCATCGCGCAGCCCGTCACCGGCCAGGTTGAGCGCGATGACGATGACGACGATGGTGAGCCCCGGAACGATGCCGAGCCAGGGATGAATGAGAAAAAGGCTCTGGGAATCGCGCAGCATGAGGCCAAGGCTGGTGGCGGGAGCCTGCGTGCCGAGGCCGATATAGGAAAGCCCGGCTTCCGAGAGAATGCCCAGTGACAGCTGGATGGTGGCCTGAACGATGACGAGGCTGGAGATATTGGGGAGCAGGTGCCGCGCGGCGATAGCGGTGTTCCCCAGGCCGGCAAGACGTCCCGCCGCGACATAATCCTGGCTGGCGATGGCCAGCGCCCCGCCCCGCGCCACCCGTGCAAAGACAGGAATGTTGAAAATCCCGATGGCAAGGATGGCGTTGATTTCGCCCGGTCCGGCCAGGGTGGCGATCAGGATGGCGATGACCACCGAGGGAAAGGCGAAGGTGACGTCCGAAATGCGCAGGACCAGCCATTCCACAGCTCCGCCCCAGGCCGCTGCCGCAAGGCCCATCGGCACGCCGATCCCCATGCCGATGACCAGCGCCGAGGCCGCAACGAGAAAGCTGGTCAGCGTGCCGCTCATCACCAGCGAGGTCATGTCGCGCCCCAGATGGTCGGTGCCCAGCCAATGCGCGGGCGAGGGGCCAAGAAAACGCCGCGCGATCGAAATCTGCTCGATGGGGTAGGGCGTCCAGACGAGCGAGAGCAGGCCGATAAATGCAAATAGTAGCGCTGCGCCGAGGCCGATGACCAGGCTGGGATGGCGGAGAAACCGGCGCAGGTTCATGGTGCTTGCCTGCGCACACGCGGATCGACCACGGCATAGAGCAGATCGGTCAGCACCATGGTTGCAGTAACGACCAGCACGAGGATGATGGTGGCGCTGCGCACGAGCACAAGGTCGCGTTCGGACACCGCAGTGAAGATCAGCCGGCCTAGGCCGGGCAGGTAGAAGACATTTTCGACGATGATGGTGCCGGCGATGAGAAACGCGAATTGCAGGCCCAGAATGGTCAGCACCGGCAGCATGGCATTGCGCAAGCCATGCCGCCACACCGCCTGCGACCGGGTGAGGCCCTTGGCCCGGGCGGTGCGGATGAAATCCTGGCCGAGGATGTCGACCAGAGCGGTGCGCATGACGCGGGCCAGGATCGAGGCCTGAGGCAGGGCGAGGGCGAGGCTCGGGAGGATCATGCCGCGCAGGGCGGCAAGCGGATTTTCGTGCCAGGGCGTAAAGCCGCCCGTGGGCAACCAGCGCAGGCCCACGGCAAAGACCAGCGTCAGCAGCATGCCGAACCAGAAATTGGGGATGGCGATGCCGCTTTGCGCCAGCACCATGATGCCGGTATCGGCCGGCTTGCCACGCTGCATTGCGGCGAAAATGCCCAGCGGCATGCCGATGGCCATGGACAGGATCATGGCCATGGCCGTGAGGGGCAGGGTGACGGCCATGCGCTCGGCGATCAGCCCCGCGATGGGAACCCGCTGGGTGACCGAAACGCCGAAATCACCCCGCGCCATGCCGGCAATCCAGTTGAAGAATCGCTCGGGGGCCGGCGCGTCCAGACCCATTTGCAGGCGCAGGGCGGCAACGTTGGCCTCGCTGGCATTGATGCCCAGGATGAAGCGCGCGGGATCGCCGGGCAAGAGATCGAGCAGCACGAAAATGACCAGCGCCGCAAGGAACAGTGTCACGGCAAAGGTCAGGAAGCGGCGAAGAAGCTGGGGGATCATTTGAGAACGACTCCCTCCCCCGGCTTCAGGGGGAGGGTTGCGGCAGGAGGGTACTGGACCCGCTCACTCCACCCAGTGGATGTCGCGCAGCACCACGCCTTCGATCGGCGCATTCTGCCACATGCCGGCAAGCTTGGCATTCCAGACGCCCGTCTGGGCCAGCTCGAACAGATACCCATTGACGGCATCCTCGGCGAGGATGGTCTGCAGCTCCTGAGCGATGCGCAGGCGTTCGGCCTCGTCGGTCGTGGCATTGAGCGTCTCGTTGAGGGCCTGAACGTCAGGATTGTCGTAGCCGAAATAGTAGTTGGGATCGGCATAGATGCCAATGTCGAACGGCTCGACATGGCTGATGATGGTAAGGTCGAAATCCTTGTTGGCCAGCACGTCTTCGAGCCATTGCGCCCATTCGACATTGACCAGTTCGAGGCTTATGCCGACCTCGGCGAACTGACTGGCGATGATCTGGCCGGAAAGACGCGCATAGGCCACGGGCGGCAGCTTCACGGTCGCCGAAAAGCCGTCCGGATAGCCGGCTTCCGCCAGCAGCGCCCTGGCCGCTTCCGGGTCGTAGGGATAGGTCTCGGTCAGGTCGAGATAATAGGGATGGTGCGGCGCGAAATGGCTGCCGATCGGCACGCCATAGCCATAGGTCGCCCCGTCGATGATCTCCTGCCGGTTGAGCGCATGGGCCATGGCCTGGCGCACCCGCAGATCGCTGAACGGGGCCTTGGCATTGTTGGTGCCCAGGATCGTTTCGCCCTCGGTGGAGCCGACCAGGACCTTAAATTGCGGATTGCCCTCGAAGACCGGAAGCGCCTCGGCGGCAAAATTATTGGTGCCGTCCACATCGCCAGCGAGAAGCGCATTGGTCAGTGTCGCGGTATCGGAGATGAAGAGGTAGCTCGCCTTGGTCAGGGCCGGAGCCTCCCCCCAATAGGGCTCGTAGCGATCCAAGATCACCCGGCTGCCCCGATCCCATTGCACGAAGGCGAAGGGCCCCGTGCCGATCGGCTCGCTGGCATTGTTCTCGGCGCTCTCGGGCGCGACGATCACCGCATCGCCACGTCCCAGATTGAAGAGGAAGAGGCCATCGGGACGCGACAGCGTGAAGGCGACGGTCAGCGGATCGATGACCGCGATGGTCTCGATAGGCTCGTAGAGCGCCTTTTGCGCATTGAGGCTGTCCTCGGCGAGAATCCGGTCGAAGGTGAACTTGACGTCCTCGGCATCGAAGGTCGTGCCGTCATGGAAGGTCACCCCGTCATGCAGCGAAAATGTGAAGGTCAGCCCATCCTCGCTGATGGTCCAGCTCTCGGCGAGGCCCGGCTGCACCGCTCCGGTCTGGTCGATGCGCGTCAGGCCCTCGAAGACGTTCTGGTACACCACCACGTCCACCGCTTCGGCCGCATTGGCCGTCGGGTCCAGGACCGGCGGCTCAAGCGCCACGCCGATGCGGATTTCGGTCGATTGCGCAAAAGCGGCGCCGCTTGCCAGCAGCATTGCTGTCGCGGCTAGGGCCAGGGACGTGGTCGTCTTCATGATGTCTCCTCGGGGCAGGGGCATGCCGTTGCGCCCCAGCATAGGACAAAACGCGTTTCACGCGTACCCGTCCCGGACGTCAAACTTTTCGCCGATCGCCGGCCCAGGAAGCAAGAATGACCGGGATCGTGCCCACCAGCACGATACACAGCGCCGGCAGCGCCGCCTGGGCGAAGAGGCCCACATTGGCGCGCGAATAGATCAGCGTTGCCAGCGTTTCGACGCCCAGCGGCCGCAGCAGCAGGGTCGCGGGCAATTCCTTGACGATCTCGACAAAGACCAGCATTCCGGCCGAAAGGATGGCGGGAGAGAG
This region includes:
- a CDS encoding TlyA family RNA methyltransferase, with translation MSRIRLDLMLEQRGLMPSRARARDAILRGTVRVNGELAKKPNQMVGAQDALVVDDPASGYVSRAALKLIAGLDAGAVDPAGKVCLDIGASTGGFTQVLLERGAAKVYAVDVGHDQLHADLRADPRVVSLEGHNARDLDRDSIAEPVDLLVSDVSFVSVTKVLSAPLALCHERAEAVILFKPQFEVGRDFIGKGGIVTDRDASARALAAVVSFVEGTGFALRAKVVSPIAGGDGNVETALVFQRSALASEVGT
- a CDS encoding dipeptide ABC transporter ATP-binding protein is translated as MALVEIDGLSIRFEAHDVVSDLSLRIEKGDRFGLIGESGSGKSLTALALAGLLPDDASSTGTIRFAGTPLPADDKAMAALRGRHFGMVFQEPMTALNPLMRIGDQITEAADIAESKADLGALLAEVGLSPEHGARFPHQLSGGQRQRAMIAMALASAPDLMIADEPTSALDAITQRMVLDLIADICTRRGMTLLFISHDMRAVAALCTHIGVMRAGRLVEAGPASALLMAPQTDYARSLVAASRLDRRRVPRKEGPPLLVLDRVSRDYRQGGFLPWRQSSLRAVNGVSLTLAQGESVALVGPSGCGKSTLARLIVGLDSVSDGAMDFDGHAYRGRDLPPRLRAGISLVFQDPFSSFDPRMTIGQSLAEPLHLVGALTPSERRARLEEAITAVGLEPAMLSRYPHAFSGGQRQRLAIARAMVTRPRLVVLDEPVSALDVSVRGDILTLLARLQAEHGLTFLIISHDLDMVAAMADRVLVMDAGEIVEEGTPDALFAAPQHKLTQALLAARLPDIA
- a CDS encoding ABC transporter permease, with translation MNLRRFLRHPSLVIGLGAALLFAFIGLLSLVWTPYPIEQISIARRFLGPSPAHWLGTDHLGRDMTSLVMSGTLTSFLVAASALVIGMGIGVPMGLAAAAWGGAVEWLVLRISDVTFAFPSVVIAILIATLAGPGEINAILAIGIFNIPVFARVARGGALAIASQDYVAAGRLAGLGNTAIAARHLLPNISSLVIVQATIQLSLGILSEAGLSYIGLGTQAPATSLGLMLRDSQSLFLIHPWLGIVPGLTIVVIVIALNLAGDGLRDAMDPRLRREGLRHGTG
- a CDS encoding ABC transporter permease, with translation MIPQLLRRFLTFAVTLFLAALVIFVLLDLLPGDPARFILGINASEANVAALRLQMGLDAPAPERFFNWIAGMARGDFGVSVTQRVPIAGLIAERMAVTLPLTAMAMILSMAIGMPLGIFAAMQRGKPADTGIMVLAQSGIAIPNFWFGMLLTLVFAVGLRWLPTGGFTPWHENPLAALRGMILPSLALALPQASILARVMRTALVDILGQDFIRTARAKGLTRSQAVWRHGLRNAMLPVLTILGLQFAFLIAGTIIVENVFYLPGLGRLIFTAVSERDLVLVRSATIILVLVVTATMVLTDLLYAVVDPRVRRQAP
- a CDS encoding ABC transporter substrate-binding protein; translation: MKTTTSLALAATAMLLASGAAFAQSTEIRIGVALEPPVLDPTANAAEAVDVVVYQNVFEGLTRIDQTGAVQPGLAESWTISEDGLTFTFSLHDGVTFHDGTTFDAEDVKFTFDRILAEDSLNAQKALYEPIETIAVIDPLTVAFTLSRPDGLFLFNLGRGDAVIVAPESAENNASEPIGTGPFAFVQWDRGSRVILDRYEPYWGEAPALTKASYLFISDTATLTNALLAGDVDGTNNFAAEALPVFEGNPQFKVLVGSTEGETILGTNNAKAPFSDLRVRQAMAHALNRQEIIDGATYGYGVPIGSHFAPHHPYYLDLTETYPYDPEAARALLAEAGYPDGFSATVKLPPVAYARLSGQIIASQFAEVGISLELVNVEWAQWLEDVLANKDFDLTIISHVEPFDIGIYADPNYYFGYDNPDVQALNETLNATTDEAERLRIAQELQTILAEDAVNGYLFELAQTGVWNAKLAGMWQNAPIEGVVLRDIHWVE